In Chryseobacterium camelliae, one DNA window encodes the following:
- the xerD gene encoding site-specific tyrosine recombinase XerD yields the protein MTWDEKIKDFEIFLRFERNFSENTLDAYIRDIRKLKEYAEEDLENISPATITYDHLQEYIFKLSKQKFSERSQARWISSIKAFFKFLHEDEFREDNPAALLEGPKLGLYLPDTLTLPDINKIISAIEMNTDLGRRNHCIVEVLYGCGLRVSELIDLKISNINFKENYIKINGKGNKTRFVPLADYTGELLKTYILEVRCKNKVNKKHEDTLFLNSRGTSMSRVIVFLIIKELTDKAGVSKKISPHTFRHSFATHLLQNGADLRYIQEMLGHSSITTTEIYTRLKTEELRDVILTYHPRNTNVLE from the coding sequence ATGACTTGGGATGAAAAAATTAAGGATTTTGAAATTTTTCTTCGTTTTGAGAGGAATTTCTCAGAAAACACTCTTGACGCCTATATCCGCGATATCAGAAAACTGAAAGAGTACGCAGAAGAAGACCTGGAGAATATATCTCCGGCAACCATTACGTATGACCACCTCCAGGAATATATTTTTAAGCTTTCCAAACAGAAATTCAGCGAAAGGTCACAGGCCAGATGGATTTCTTCTATTAAAGCTTTCTTTAAATTCCTGCATGAGGACGAATTTCGCGAAGACAATCCGGCAGCCCTTCTGGAAGGCCCTAAGCTGGGCTTATACCTTCCGGACACACTGACACTTCCGGACATCAATAAAATCATCAGTGCCATTGAGATGAATACAGATCTCGGCAGGAGAAATCACTGTATCGTTGAGGTATTGTATGGCTGCGGACTAAGAGTTTCGGAGCTTATCGACCTTAAGATATCCAATATCAACTTTAAGGAAAATTACATCAAAATCAACGGAAAAGGGAACAAGACACGTTTCGTTCCTCTGGCTGATTATACGGGTGAACTGTTGAAAACTTATATCCTTGAAGTGCGCTGCAAGAATAAGGTGAATAAAAAACATGAAGACACCTTGTTTTTAAACAGCCGGGGAACTTCCATGTCCAGGGTAATCGTTTTCCTCATCATCAAAGAACTGACGGATAAGGCGGGTGTGAGCAAGAAAATTTCCCCGCATACGTTCCGGCATTCTTTTGCCACCCACCTGTTGCAGAACGGTGCAGACCTGCGATACATACAGGAAATGCTGGGTCACTCCAGTATTACCACAACCGAAATCTACACACGCCTTAAAACGGAGGAATTGCGGGATGTCATCCTGACCTACCACCCCAGAAATACCAATGTATTAGAATGA
- a CDS encoding deoxycytidylate deaminase: MNKFDKAYLKMAQEWAKLSYCKRKQVGALIVKDRMIISDGYNGTPSGFENCCEDAEGKTHWYVLHAEANAILKLAASTQSAKGATLYLTLSPCKECSKLILQAGITRLVYINEYSDDDGISFLKNHGIEIEQISDFELKK; this comes from the coding sequence ATGAATAAGTTTGATAAAGCTTATCTGAAAATGGCCCAGGAATGGGCAAAACTATCCTATTGCAAGAGAAAGCAGGTAGGTGCACTGATTGTAAAGGACCGTATGATTATTTCAGACGGATATAACGGAACTCCTTCGGGATTCGAGAACTGCTGTGAAGATGCAGAAGGGAAAACGCATTGGTACGTTCTGCATGCAGAAGCGAATGCCATACTGAAACTGGCTGCCTCCACGCAGTCTGCCAAGGGAGCCACTTTGTATCTTACCCTTTCGCCCTGCAAGGAATGCAGTAAGCTGATCTTACAGGCTGGCATTACCCGATTGGTCTATATTAATGAATATTCCGATGATGACGGAATATCATTTTTAAAAAACCATGGAATTGAAATAGAACAAATATCGGATTTTGAACTAAAAAAATAA
- a CDS encoding acyl-CoA thioesterase has product MAKIKKASDSLTVMTNIVLPNETNSLRNLFGGELLAKMDRCASISAARHCERRVVTASVNHVSFNHPIPEGGVVVLESKVSRAFSTSMEVYVDVWLDDPINQKKMHTNEGIYTFVAVDEFNRPIPIPEMIPETEEEKLRYDAAFRRKELSLILSGRMKPLESVELKKLFQEPQEPAGDKK; this is encoded by the coding sequence ATGGCAAAAATAAAAAAAGCGTCAGATTCCCTGACGGTGATGACCAATATCGTTCTTCCGAACGAAACCAATTCTTTACGAAACCTGTTTGGCGGTGAGCTTCTGGCTAAAATGGACCGTTGTGCTTCTATTTCTGCGGCCAGACATTGCGAAAGAAGGGTAGTAACGGCTTCCGTAAACCACGTTTCCTTTAATCATCCGATTCCAGAAGGGGGTGTTGTGGTACTGGAATCTAAAGTATCCAGAGCATTTTCCACCTCCATGGAAGTGTATGTGGATGTTTGGCTGGATGATCCCATCAACCAGAAAAAGATGCATACCAATGAAGGTATTTATACTTTCGTAGCCGTAGATGAATTCAACCGTCCGATCCCGATCCCGGAAATGATCCCGGAAACCGAAGAAGAAAAACTGAGGTATGATGCCGCTTTCCGCAGAAAAGAACTTTCCCTGATCCTTTCCGGAAGAATGAAGCCGCTGGAGTCAGTAGAACTGAAAAAACTGTTTCAGGAACCGCAGGAACCTGCCGGAGACAAAAAGTAA
- a CDS encoding serine hydrolase domain-containing protein: MKSFNFVFILAVSLFLFSCKKNPESKETVIQSTTNLPNYGTVDLQKIFTPADDRLPNKPAVVRYIDQYYNKVWERGNLSGGLLVAKGDDILYENYRGFGREGHQMPIGKDTPMHVASVSKTMTAMAMMKLIEAGKIKLSDHLTQFFPGFPYPDVTVKSLLSQRSGLPKYEYFITKIQPAPQELSKTFITNQDILNMIIRYKPELARDTETGFMYCNTNFALLALLIEKITRTPFPQAMKEMVFTPLKMNHTYIFQEKDIPVAAQSFYFGGNRLYPLDRLDLIYGDKNVYTTPRDLLNFSKAMFSKNFLKPELMEMVFTPYSNEKAGMNNYGLGFRMKIYDNGEKLTYHNGWWHGTNSVFAHLLKSKVTIVAIGNCYSNKVYSALALSGLFENFPPQQEKLHSVMDDSRDTLNGQREFSGE, from the coding sequence ATGAAGAGTTTTAATTTTGTGTTTATTCTTGCTGTTTCCCTGTTTTTGTTTTCCTGTAAAAAGAATCCCGAATCTAAAGAAACTGTCATACAAAGCACAACCAATCTTCCGAATTACGGTACCGTAGATTTACAGAAAATTTTTACTCCTGCCGATGATAGGCTGCCCAACAAACCTGCTGTAGTCCGTTATATTGATCAGTACTACAACAAGGTGTGGGAACGCGGGAACCTAAGTGGAGGTCTTCTGGTAGCGAAAGGGGATGATATTCTGTACGAAAATTACCGGGGCTTCGGAAGGGAAGGGCACCAGATGCCGATCGGTAAGGATACCCCAATGCATGTAGCATCCGTTTCCAAAACCATGACCGCCATGGCAATGATGAAACTGATAGAAGCAGGTAAGATCAAACTTTCTGATCACCTTACTCAGTTTTTCCCTGGTTTTCCCTATCCTGATGTTACTGTTAAAAGCCTCCTGAGCCAGCGAAGCGGCCTGCCGAAATATGAATATTTTATCACGAAGATTCAGCCTGCTCCGCAGGAACTCTCTAAAACTTTCATTACCAACCAGGATATCCTGAATATGATTATCCGGTACAAGCCGGAACTGGCCAGGGATACCGAGACCGGTTTTATGTACTGCAATACCAATTTTGCTTTACTGGCCCTGCTGATTGAAAAAATAACCCGGACCCCTTTCCCGCAGGCCATGAAGGAAATGGTTTTCACACCACTGAAAATGAATCATACCTATATTTTTCAGGAAAAAGATATTCCCGTAGCAGCGCAGTCCTTTTATTTCGGTGGGAACAGATTGTATCCACTGGACCGGCTGGACCTAATCTATGGCGACAAAAATGTATATACGACACCCAGAGATCTGCTGAATTTTTCAAAAGCAATGTTCTCCAAAAATTTCCTGAAGCCTGAACTGATGGAAATGGTTTTCACGCCCTACAGCAACGAAAAAGCAGGGATGAACAATTATGGATTAGGCTTCAGGATGAAAATTTATGACAACGGTGAAAAGCTTACCTACCATAACGGATGGTGGCACGGTACCAATTCCGTATTTGCCCATCTGCTGAAATCCAAGGTAACCATTGTGGCCATCGGGAACTGTTATTCCAACAAAGTGTATTCGGCACTGGCTTTATCCGGGCTGTTTGAAAACTTTCCGCCACAGCAGGAAAAACTTCACAGTGTAATGGACGACAGCAGAGATACTTTAAACGGGCAGCGGGAGTTTTCTGGAGAATAA
- a CDS encoding enoyl-CoA hydratase/isomerase family protein: MNYENILLENEGPVTVITINRPESLNALNAKTIQELSSALKELDQSPACRAVIITGSGEKSFVAGADIKEFSDFGQEKAEELARNGQNILFNTIENMKRPVIAAVNGFALGGGLELAMACHIRYASDNARLGLPEVTLGLIPGYGGTQRLPKLVGKGMANEMIFSAKMIPAQKAKEIGLVNEVFPIEDLLAKTKELAQTIARNSPMAIARAIHAVNLSDTDQGFETEIKYFGELFDLDDKKEGVSAFIEKRKPNF; the protein is encoded by the coding sequence ATGAACTACGAGAATATTCTACTGGAAAACGAAGGACCGGTAACGGTAATCACCATCAACAGGCCTGAGAGCCTTAATGCCCTGAATGCCAAAACCATTCAGGAATTAAGTTCCGCGCTGAAAGAGCTTGATCAAAGCCCTGCCTGCAGAGCGGTCATCATTACGGGTAGCGGAGAAAAATCCTTTGTGGCCGGTGCAGATATTAAGGAGTTCAGCGATTTCGGACAGGAAAAAGCAGAAGAACTGGCCAGAAACGGACAGAATATCCTTTTCAATACCATTGAGAATATGAAAAGGCCGGTCATTGCTGCTGTAAACGGCTTTGCCCTGGGAGGCGGCCTTGAGCTGGCTATGGCTTGCCACATCCGCTATGCTTCAGACAATGCCAGGCTAGGCCTTCCGGAAGTTACTCTGGGACTGATCCCCGGCTATGGAGGTACACAGAGGCTTCCTAAGCTTGTAGGAAAAGGAATGGCCAATGAAATGATTTTTTCCGCGAAAATGATCCCTGCCCAGAAAGCCAAAGAAATCGGACTTGTCAATGAAGTATTTCCTATCGAAGATTTACTTGCGAAAACCAAAGAGCTGGCTCAGACCATTGCACGCAATTCCCCTATGGCCATAGCAAGAGCGATACATGCCGTTAATCTTTCAGACACAGATCAGGGTTTTGAAACTGAGATCAAGTATTTCGGGGAACTTTTCGATCTGGATGATAAGAAAGAAGGTGTTTCCGCCTTTATTGAAAAAAGAAAACCAAATTTCTAA
- a CDS encoding heme-binding domain-containing protein, whose protein sequence is MKTAKKILFWSLIVFVVIQFIPVNRTNPPVKSSQNFVEVKQTPDKIRALLKGACYDCHSNETVYPKYAFIAPVSWSVKSHIDEGREHLNFSVWETYNKDLKKNMLSHSIQTLQNRTMPMPGYIVYHPEANLSEAERTLLEQYFDHMLKTESY, encoded by the coding sequence ATGAAAACGGCAAAAAAAATATTATTCTGGTCGCTCATTGTATTTGTGGTCATCCAGTTTATCCCGGTCAACAGGACCAACCCACCGGTAAAGAGCTCTCAGAATTTTGTCGAGGTGAAACAGACCCCGGATAAGATCAGAGCCCTGCTTAAAGGTGCCTGTTATGACTGCCACTCCAATGAAACGGTATATCCTAAGTATGCCTTTATAGCACCTGTATCATGGTCTGTAAAAAGCCATATTGATGAAGGGAGGGAACACCTGAACTTTTCAGTATGGGAAACCTATAATAAGGATCTGAAGAAAAATATGCTCAGCCATTCGATACAAACCCTTCAGAACAGGACCATGCCAATGCCAGGTTATATTGTATATCATCCGGAAGCCAATCTTTCAGAGGCGGAAAGGACATTACTGGAGCAGTATTTTGACCATATGCTTAAGACGGAATCGTATTAA
- a CDS encoding WG repeat-containing protein, whose protein sequence is MKNAVNIFCLMISCFVFSQSKQVKKNPVSKTLKASVKKAPSAPVLDLPVINSELPVLIPKKKDGKFGYVNQNGKFIIAPEYHIAVFFYEDCNLLNSPNEKVRKFGINDYATVEKDMISYRINRSGKRVYQFKDSDMAKCKPVEYNQQLYQAYVLNGFYGIIDKKKFANAADYRDYQIYPQYQYLFILEGDDVANPMIIASYNDKFGVIDVHNKVIIPFEYDDIKRNFSWKLGHMFEVSKDSKNYYYVDSNNKTY, encoded by the coding sequence ATGAAAAATGCAGTTAATATCTTTTGTCTGATGATCTCCTGTTTTGTTTTTTCCCAGAGCAAACAGGTTAAAAAAAATCCCGTTAGCAAAACTTTGAAAGCTTCAGTTAAAAAAGCGCCGTCTGCTCCGGTTTTGGACCTTCCTGTCATCAACAGTGAGCTCCCGGTGCTGATTCCCAAGAAAAAAGACGGGAAGTTCGGGTATGTCAATCAGAACGGAAAATTTATCATAGCCCCGGAATATCATATCGCCGTGTTTTTCTATGAAGACTGCAACCTGCTGAATTCCCCGAACGAGAAAGTAAGAAAGTTCGGGATCAATGATTATGCTACGGTAGAAAAAGATATGATTTCCTACAGGATCAACAGATCCGGTAAAAGGGTATACCAGTTCAAGGATTCGGATATGGCCAAGTGCAAGCCCGTGGAATATAATCAGCAGCTCTATCAGGCTTATGTGCTGAACGGCTTTTACGGGATTATCGATAAGAAAAAGTTCGCCAATGCGGCAGATTACAGGGATTACCAGATCTATCCCCAGTATCAGTACCTTTTTATTCTGGAAGGTGATGATGTGGCAAATCCTATGATTATTGCTTCATATAATGATAAATTCGGCGTAATCGATGTTCATAATAAGGTAATCATTCCATTTGAGTATGATGATATCAAACGTAATTTCAGCTGGAAGCTGGGTCATATGTTTGAAGTATCTAAAGACAGTAAAAATTATTATTACGTGGATTCCAATAATAAAACGTACTGA
- a CDS encoding TonB-dependent receptor: protein MKGFIFLGLTASAMGFAQTQNRDTLKTGEIEAVSFTKRLPVAKEIINVQRDLDSRNLGQDLPFLLKNQTSVISTSDAGNGVGYTGFRIRGVSGTGINVMMNGVPYNDSESQGSFFVNVPDLTSSASQIVIQRGVGTSNNGAAAFGASINVISKDPEEKFYVKTDDSYGSFNTYKYSAEVGSGKFWKNRLSVMGRYTNIHSDGYIDRAFSDLHSYNFTALFEEGKTRIRLMAFGGKEKTYQAWNGIDRKTWETNPRFNYSGAIYDADWKNITGFYDNETDNYRQNHYQLLWQQKFNDRWNLETTLHYTKGKGYYENYKQGDPFARYNLPDFMNNGQVEQYSDFIRKKWLNNDFYGIVSTLYGKFDDLDLNFGVVGNQYYGRHFGNVTGVFYPQINEHEYYRNRSVKNEVAGFAKALYRVNDFEFFGDLQLRNVDYNTRILQAGDGEGADLNKSWLFFNPKMGINYRISNGKLFISYAHAHREPNRDDLMANYNVLAEKLHDYEAGFEKQIGIFSLTANLYYMYYVNQLVLNGELNNVGAFIRTNSGKSYRRGVEVGTLAKLSKQWELSGNFSASQNRNLDFKMEDGAAVKDLGNTQISFSPDIIANINVKFDPNEHFRLALINQYVGRQYLDNTGNDDLRLNDYFLMDFNAQYQFKIKNNDIALKLLVNNILNRKYVNNGAVWDGQPYYFSQAGTNFMFGISWKIQ, encoded by the coding sequence ATGAAAGGATTTATTTTTTTAGGGCTGACCGCAAGTGCCATGGGCTTTGCACAGACCCAAAACAGAGACACCCTGAAAACAGGGGAAATAGAAGCCGTTAGTTTTACCAAAAGACTTCCCGTAGCCAAAGAAATCATTAATGTTCAGAGAGATCTGGACAGCCGGAACCTGGGGCAGGACCTGCCCTTTCTTCTGAAGAACCAGACATCTGTAATTTCAACGTCTGATGCCGGAAACGGAGTAGGTTACACCGGATTCAGGATCCGCGGTGTTTCCGGAACGGGAATCAACGTGATGATGAATGGAGTACCATACAATGATTCCGAAAGCCAGGGTTCGTTCTTCGTTAATGTGCCTGACCTTACCAGCTCTGCATCCCAGATTGTGATCCAGCGTGGGGTAGGAACTTCCAACAACGGGGCTGCAGCATTCGGTGCAAGCATCAATGTGATTTCCAAAGATCCGGAGGAAAAGTTCTACGTAAAAACGGATGACAGCTACGGTTCCTTCAATACCTACAAATACTCTGCAGAAGTCGGTTCAGGTAAATTCTGGAAAAACAGGCTGTCCGTGATGGGAAGGTATACCAATATCCATTCCGATGGTTATATAGACCGGGCTTTTTCAGACCTGCACTCCTATAATTTCACGGCACTTTTTGAAGAAGGTAAAACCAGGATAAGACTGATGGCATTCGGAGGGAAAGAAAAAACTTATCAGGCATGGAACGGGATCGACAGGAAAACCTGGGAAACGAATCCACGATTCAATTATTCCGGTGCGATTTATGATGCCGACTGGAAAAATATTACCGGATTCTATGATAATGAAACGGATAACTACCGGCAGAACCATTACCAGCTACTCTGGCAGCAGAAATTCAATGACCGGTGGAACCTGGAAACCACCCTGCATTATACCAAAGGCAAAGGCTATTATGAAAATTACAAGCAGGGAGATCCTTTTGCACGCTATAATTTACCGGATTTCATGAATAACGGGCAGGTCGAGCAATACTCTGACTTTATAAGGAAAAAATGGCTGAACAATGATTTCTACGGAATTGTGTCTACATTATACGGGAAGTTTGATGATCTTGACCTGAATTTCGGAGTTGTAGGAAACCAGTATTACGGAAGGCACTTCGGGAATGTAACCGGGGTTTTTTATCCTCAGATCAATGAGCATGAATACTACAGGAACCGTTCAGTTAAAAATGAGGTGGCCGGGTTTGCCAAAGCATTATACCGTGTAAATGATTTTGAATTCTTCGGAGACCTGCAGCTGAGGAATGTCGACTACAATACCAGAATCCTGCAGGCCGGAGACGGAGAGGGAGCAGACCTTAATAAAAGCTGGCTGTTCTTTAACCCGAAAATGGGGATTAACTACCGCATTAGCAATGGGAAATTATTCATTTCCTATGCCCATGCGCACCGTGAGCCGAACAGGGATGACCTGATGGCTAATTACAACGTTCTGGCAGAAAAACTGCATGATTATGAAGCCGGTTTTGAAAAGCAGATCGGGATATTTTCCCTTACCGCCAACCTCTACTATATGTACTATGTCAACCAGCTCGTGCTGAACGGTGAGCTTAATAATGTAGGGGCATTCATCAGGACCAATTCCGGCAAAAGTTACAGGAGAGGAGTAGAAGTGGGAACACTGGCCAAGCTTTCGAAACAATGGGAACTTTCCGGGAATTTCAGTGCAAGCCAGAACAGGAACCTGGACTTTAAAATGGAAGATGGAGCAGCGGTAAAAGACCTTGGAAATACACAGATTTCATTTTCCCCTGATATTATTGCCAATATTAATGTGAAATTCGATCCGAATGAACACTTCCGTTTGGCTCTCATAAATCAGTATGTCGGCAGGCAATACCTGGACAATACCGGTAATGATGATCTCCGCCTGAATGATTATTTCCTGATGGATTTCAATGCGCAGTACCAGTTTAAAATCAAAAATAATGATATCGCCCTGAAACTTCTGGTGAACAACATCCTTAACCGTAAATATGTAAATAACGGGGCAGTATGGGACGGACAGCCGTATTATTTCTCCCAGGCAGGTACGAATTTTATGTTCGGAATCAGCTGGAAGATTCAGTAA
- a CDS encoding NUDIX hydrolase, with the protein MKELPYCPECGQKTLRWYSEKKWSCTECSFTLYHNVAGAVAVVIRHGNEIYLTRRNREPAKGLLDLAGGFVDPRESAEETCKRELSEELNIEIDSSRLRYITSLPNVYHYKGIDYNTIDLFYEYEIQEKFEENIELQEISEGLWIPMNQLRQEDLAFSSQKKFFEKYLKNN; encoded by the coding sequence ATGAAGGAACTACCCTACTGCCCTGAATGCGGACAAAAAACCCTAAGATGGTACAGTGAAAAGAAGTGGAGCTGCACAGAATGCAGCTTTACGCTTTATCATAATGTTGCAGGTGCAGTGGCTGTTGTAATCCGGCATGGAAATGAGATTTACTTAACCAGAAGAAACCGCGAACCGGCAAAAGGCCTGCTGGATCTTGCCGGAGGCTTTGTAGACCCTCGTGAAAGTGCTGAGGAAACCTGTAAAAGGGAACTTTCTGAAGAACTTAATATCGAAATTGATTCCTCCAGGCTCAGGTATATTACCAGCTTGCCTAATGTATATCATTACAAGGGTATCGATTACAATACCATTGACCTTTTTTACGAATATGAGATTCAGGAAAAGTTTGAGGAAAATATTGAGTTGCAGGAAATTTCAGAAGGCTTATGGATTCCCATGAATCAGCTCAGACAGGAAGATCTTGCTTTCAGTTCCCAGAAAAAATTCTTTGAAAAGTACCTCAAGAATAACTAA
- a CDS encoding Ig-like domain-containing domain, with protein MKRFFLLFLITILVHSCARVGSPVGGKKDTLAPKFLGSNIDSTRINVPRDIKELRLDFDEYVTLKDVNKNLIISPPIKNIKRILPSNIANKFVLIQWTDTLQANTTYNFNFGNSIVDNNESNVLPYFNFAFSTGDKLDDLYISGEVKDALAAKKQANATENKLVVGLYKVQDTMNYKQKPYYITKVDNDGYYELNYLSPGKYRIIAFDDENGNSVYDPGKEKVGFLKDPVTVEKSISGLNLKVYPSRKPLKYGEMKEVSGGILMTFEGAPEKCESPFPQ; from the coding sequence ATGAAAAGATTTTTTTTATTATTCCTCATCACCATACTCGTCCATTCCTGCGCACGGGTGGGATCTCCCGTAGGAGGTAAGAAGGATACGCTGGCACCTAAATTTCTGGGATCTAACATTGACTCCACCAGGATTAACGTGCCGCGTGACATCAAAGAGCTCCGTCTGGACTTCGATGAATATGTAACCCTGAAAGATGTCAATAAAAACCTGATCATTTCTCCTCCGATTAAGAATATAAAACGGATACTTCCTTCCAATATCGCCAATAAATTTGTGCTGATCCAGTGGACGGATACTTTACAGGCCAATACGACCTACAATTTTAATTTTGGGAATTCCATTGTGGACAATAACGAATCCAACGTACTTCCTTATTTTAATTTTGCATTCTCCACAGGTGATAAGCTGGATGACCTGTACATTAGCGGGGAAGTAAAAGACGCCCTGGCAGCTAAAAAGCAGGCGAATGCCACTGAAAATAAACTGGTTGTAGGCCTGTACAAAGTTCAGGATACCATGAACTACAAACAGAAGCCTTATTATATAACCAAAGTAGATAATGACGGGTACTATGAACTCAATTACCTTTCGCCTGGGAAATACAGGATCATTGCATTTGACGATGAGAACGGAAATTCAGTCTATGATCCCGGAAAAGAAAAAGTAGGTTTCCTGAAAGACCCTGTTACGGTTGAAAAATCCATTTCCGGCCTTAACCTTAAGGTATACCCATCCAGAAAGCCTTTGAAATACGGTGAAATGAAAGAAGTATCAGGAGGTATCCTAATGACTTTTGAAGGAGCCCCGGAAAAATGTGAAAGTCCTTTCCCTCAATGA
- a CDS encoding HU domain-containing protein produces MNISAYILEYVKQFGSVTVPGFGIFSLEKSKAIINSENGSILPPASQIAFVFNDEVKSDDFSAFIGTQEQRSAQAAATDLKIQTDFWKKKLQAEHKLEIQHLGTAFLDEGTVSFKGNRLATDHPDFYGLEEIILSDIHTAPEKKALPQNPEKDYRLRKSILWIFLLIIPVLGIIYLAYTQSDLLFGKKSFNDVSVQTKTHRIVEDTIKIQVHTPQIADTLKKDTLKKDSAVLPAAKNVNPKTKTTKATWQK; encoded by the coding sequence ATGAATATATCTGCGTACATTTTAGAATATGTGAAACAATTTGGTTCTGTTACAGTTCCGGGTTTTGGCATTTTTTCACTCGAAAAATCAAAAGCCATCATCAATTCGGAAAACGGGAGCATCCTTCCGCCGGCGAGCCAGATTGCATTCGTCTTTAATGATGAGGTAAAGTCTGATGATTTTTCAGCCTTTATAGGCACCCAGGAACAGCGGTCTGCCCAGGCTGCGGCTACTGATCTGAAAATACAGACGGATTTCTGGAAAAAGAAACTCCAGGCAGAACACAAGCTGGAAATCCAGCATCTCGGGACGGCTTTCCTCGATGAAGGAACGGTGAGCTTCAAAGGAAACCGGCTGGCAACAGACCATCCGGATTTTTACGGACTGGAAGAAATTATCCTTTCGGATATCCACACCGCGCCGGAGAAAAAAGCATTACCGCAAAACCCTGAAAAGGATTACAGGCTTAGGAAATCCATCCTATGGATTTTTCTGCTGATCATTCCGGTTCTGGGGATCATCTATCTGGCTTATACCCAGAGCGATCTTCTTTTCGGTAAAAAATCGTTCAATGATGTTTCAGTGCAGACGAAAACCCACAGGATTGTGGAAGATACCATAAAAATACAGGTTCATACCCCGCAGATAGCAGATACGCTGAAAAAAGATACGCTGAAGAAGGATTCAGCAGTGCTGCCTGCTGCAAAAAATGTTAATCCAAAGACAAAAACCACTAAGGCTACATGGCAAAAATAA
- a CDS encoding 2-hydroxyacid dehydrogenase, translating to MKILLLDKNHPLITAQLSEKNFILEEDFTSSYEDVGRKIEQYDGIIIRSRIPLDKNLLEKAKNLKFIARVGAGMENIDAEAAETLGIQLINSPEGNRDSVAEHVVGMLLILMNRLFIASQEVKRGIWLREENRGDELLGKTVGLIGYGNMGKATAKRLSGFGCRVIFHDILPGLSDEFATQVSLQELQDSADILSLHIPLTEKTHYLVNAEFIAGMRKDFYFVNTARGNNVDTHSLVMALRSGKVKGACLDVLEYEKSSFENLEADNEDLTYLLESEKVIVTPHIAGWTHQSKEKLAQVIVDKIIASFA from the coding sequence ATGAAAATCCTCTTGTTAGATAAAAACCATCCACTGATCACTGCCCAGCTTTCAGAAAAAAACTTTATACTGGAAGAGGACTTCACATCATCTTATGAAGATGTGGGGCGGAAAATAGAACAGTATGACGGCATTATCATACGAAGCAGGATTCCTTTGGACAAAAACCTGTTGGAAAAAGCAAAAAACCTGAAATTCATAGCCAGGGTAGGTGCCGGGATGGAAAATATAGATGCTGAAGCAGCGGAAACGTTGGGAATCCAGTTGATCAATTCACCTGAAGGCAACCGGGATTCCGTGGCCGAACACGTAGTGGGGATGCTGCTGATCCTGATGAACCGCCTATTCATTGCCTCACAGGAAGTAAAAAGGGGGATCTGGCTCCGCGAAGAAAATAGGGGAGATGAGTTGCTGGGTAAAACAGTAGGGCTCATCGGGTATGGCAATATGGGAAAAGCTACTGCGAAAAGGCTTTCCGGATTCGGCTGCAGGGTTATTTTTCATGATATACTTCCCGGGCTTTCCGATGAATTTGCCACACAGGTGAGTCTCCAGGAGCTTCAGGATTCTGCGGATATTCTCAGCCTGCACATTCCTCTCACGGAAAAGACCCATTATTTGGTAAATGCTGAATTTATAGCAGGTATGCGGAAGGACTTTTATTTTGTTAACACAGCAAGAGGGAACAATGTAGATACCCACAGCCTGGTCATGGCTTTACGGTCAGGAAAAGTGAAAGGTGCCTGCCTTGATGTGCTGGAATATGAAAAATCATCTTTTGAAAATCTGGAAGCAGATAATGAAGACCTTACTTACCTGCTTGAATCTGAAAAAGTTATTGTAACCCCTCATATTGCAGGCTGGACCCATCAGAGCAAAGAGAAACTAGCACAGGTAATCGTCGATAAAATAATAGCTTCCTTCGCATAA